The uncultured Desulfuromonas sp. genome has a segment encoding these proteins:
- a CDS encoding DUF429 domain-containing protein, with protein sequence MPYFIGIDCATRPQKTGVALGVLHDDRVIIERCAVGDRHHGALELILDWVNRDDDVILGLDAPLGWPEAMGQQLTHHQAGMGLTAEPHAMFRRYTDTEIKQRLGKQPLDVGSNLIARTAHMALTLLQQLRNTTGLAIPLAWAPQEDARWRAIEVYPAATRLVHGVQDKGGHLAGLEAVLDWSRVADTVTASEDAADATVCALAAAVFYRGRAIPPANPALAHREGWIWVGSLADRDS encoded by the coding sequence ATGCCCTACTTCATCGGCATCGATTGCGCCACCCGCCCACAAAAAACCGGCGTCGCTCTGGGAGTGTTACACGATGATCGCGTCATCATAGAGCGCTGTGCCGTTGGTGATCGCCATCACGGCGCTCTCGAACTGATCCTCGATTGGGTCAACCGTGACGATGACGTAATCCTTGGCCTGGATGCACCTCTTGGCTGGCCCGAAGCGATGGGACAACAACTGACCCACCATCAGGCGGGCATGGGATTGACCGCCGAGCCCCACGCCATGTTTCGCCGTTACACCGATACCGAGATCAAACAGCGCCTCGGCAAACAACCGCTTGATGTCGGTTCCAATCTCATTGCCCGCACCGCGCACATGGCCTTGACTCTGCTGCAACAGCTGCGTAACACTACAGGGTTGGCCATACCTCTCGCCTGGGCGCCACAGGAAGATGCCCGCTGGCGGGCCATTGAGGTGTATCCGGCTGCGACGCGTCTGGTGCATGGGGTGCAAGATAAGGGTGGCCATCTGGCCGGTCTGGAAGCGGTGCTCGACTGGTCGCGGGTGGCCGATACGGTCACGGCTTCGGAAGATGCCGCGGATGCGACGGTGTGTGCCTTGGCTGCTGCGGTTTTTTATCGTGGTCGGGCCATCCCACCGGCGAACCCAGCCTTGGCCCACCGCGAAGGATGGATCTGGGTCGGGTCACTTGCCGACAGGGATTCGTAG
- a CDS encoding ABC transporter substrate-binding protein yields the protein MKKKLILFLVLCAWPVLSFGEEPLRFAFQNRIGSVLPIIAVQQGFFTDEGLEVTTQMFSNGPACAEALTSGAADIATMGDTTALIALSRNLPVQLLFSHASGEHRHRLMVMNPTLTTIDDLRGKRIGVKKGTSTYGGLLKLLRGYGISERDVQLINLKPAILIEALQAGSIDAFAASEPTPSMAEMRDAHQLTTLGDLGNHYPILIVGQSRYINAHPQQVAAFRRGLQRALDFLQQHPHKAEAIVATTLNLPQSVINQAMSRHNYHLKLDQEILDSLADTGDFLLQQGIIRQSPTLPQPE from the coding sequence ATGAAAAAAAAGCTGATTTTATTTCTGGTCCTCTGCGCCTGGCCGGTGTTGAGCTTTGGCGAAGAACCGTTACGCTTCGCTTTTCAAAACCGCATCGGCAGCGTACTGCCGATCATTGCCGTTCAACAGGGTTTTTTCACTGACGAAGGCCTTGAGGTCACCACCCAGATGTTCAGCAACGGTCCGGCCTGCGCCGAAGCACTCACCTCCGGTGCGGCGGATATTGCCACCATGGGTGACACCACCGCCCTTATCGCCCTGTCGCGCAACCTGCCCGTCCAACTGCTCTTCAGCCATGCCAGCGGTGAACACCGCCATCGGCTGATGGTGATGAATCCAACTCTCACCACCATTGACGATCTGCGCGGTAAACGGATCGGCGTGAAGAAAGGCACCTCCACCTATGGTGGGCTACTCAAACTGCTGCGTGGTTACGGCATCAGCGAACGGGATGTCCAGCTGATCAACCTGAAACCGGCGATTCTCATTGAAGCATTACAGGCCGGCTCCATTGACGCCTTTGCCGCCAGTGAGCCGACCCCGTCCATGGCCGAGATGCGTGATGCGCACCAACTGACCACCCTCGGCGATCTCGGCAACCACTACCCGATCCTCATTGTCGGCCAATCGCGCTATATCAACGCCCATCCGCAGCAGGTGGCCGCGTTTCGACGCGGGCTGCAACGGGCACTGGATTTCCTCCAGCAACATCCGCACAAGGCCGAAGCCATTGTCGCCACCACCCTCAACCTGCCGCAGAGTGTGATCAATCAGGCCATGTCCCGCCATAACTATCATCTAAAACTGGACCAGGAGATTCTCGACAGCCTCGCGGATACCGGTGATTTTCTTTTACAGCAGGGCATCATCCGCCAGAGCCCCACGTTACCGCAGCCAGAATAG
- a CDS encoding ABC transporter ATP-binding protein → MFEFDHVSLGYPSSRHNQAEQAPIIDNLTLALAPREFVCVLGPSGCGKTTLLNLAAGFLKPDQGRVRFDGREISGPSPQRGVVFQDATLFPWRTVLGNVMFGLRRQGVARRQARHRAIGILTQVGLGEQSDAWPVTLSGGMRQRAALARTLALNPQALLMDEPFSALDANSREHLQDTLLDLWQEQPRTVLYITHSVEEAAYLADRVLIFGPAPNHVCADLSVPLPRPRYRSSPEVQQLARALRRHLNQLPCCLKPSHVKELP, encoded by the coding sequence ATGTTTGAGTTTGACCACGTCAGCCTGGGTTATCCGTCTTCGCGGCATAACCAGGCAGAGCAAGCCCCCATTATTGACAACTTGACGCTGGCCCTGGCGCCACGTGAGTTTGTCTGTGTGCTCGGTCCAAGCGGATGCGGTAAAACCACCCTGCTCAATCTCGCCGCCGGTTTTCTCAAACCGGATCAGGGCCGGGTCCGCTTTGATGGCCGGGAGATCAGCGGTCCGTCCCCGCAACGCGGGGTGGTGTTTCAGGATGCGACCCTGTTTCCGTGGCGCACCGTACTCGGCAATGTCATGTTCGGCTTGCGCCGGCAAGGCGTCGCCCGCCGCCAGGCTCGCCATCGAGCCATCGGCATTCTGACACAGGTCGGCCTGGGCGAGCAGAGTGACGCCTGGCCCGTCACCCTGTCCGGTGGCATGCGCCAGCGCGCCGCCCTGGCGCGCACCCTGGCGTTGAATCCACAAGCCCTGCTCATGGATGAACCGTTCAGCGCGTTGGACGCCAACAGTCGTGAACACCTGCAGGACACTCTGCTCGACCTGTGGCAAGAGCAGCCGCGCACCGTGCTCTACATCACCCACAGCGTTGAAGAGGCCGCGTATCTGGCGGACCGGGTGCTTATTTTTGGCCCCGCCCCCAATCATGTGTGCGCGGATCTCTCTGTCCCTCTGCCGCGTCCGCGCTATCGTTCCAGTCCCGAGGTCCAGCAATTGGCCCGGGCCCTGCGCCGGCATCTCAACCAGCTGCCGTGTTGCCTGAAACCTTCACACGTCAAGGAGCTGCCATGA
- a CDS encoding ABC transporter permease has translation MKRNGLHRLWQIIGPTLLIVVIWQLTALSVSSLRGVVFPTPLDTLHRLMELFANQPLAGHSLYHHIAVSLTRWLDAFLLAALCGIGYGLLGSRWDWLRELTAPIPQLLLLIPGLAWIPVAILMFGIGEGGTRFMIAMTAFAPIALATINGIKGVNIHYVRAAQMLGATSTTLFFQVLLPAALPALISGLRIGLGNSWRVLVAAEMVVGTGSGLGFSIIEARWSLDYPSALACVVMICLIGLILEYGMIRPLEKRTLERWMVQRRDADV, from the coding sequence ATGAAACGAAATGGGTTACACCGCTTATGGCAGATCATTGGGCCGACACTGTTGATTGTCGTCATCTGGCAGCTCACGGCCCTGAGTGTCAGCAGTTTGCGCGGCGTTGTCTTTCCGACCCCACTCGACACCCTGCACCGCTTAATGGAACTGTTTGCCAATCAACCCTTGGCCGGCCACAGTCTCTACCATCACATTGCGGTCAGCTTGACGCGCTGGCTCGATGCCTTCCTGCTCGCGGCCCTGTGCGGCATCGGCTACGGCTTACTGGGCAGTCGCTGGGACTGGCTGCGAGAGCTGACCGCCCCCATACCGCAACTGCTGCTGCTTATCCCCGGCTTGGCGTGGATTCCGGTGGCGATCCTGATGTTCGGCATCGGTGAAGGCGGCACCCGCTTCATGATTGCCATGACCGCCTTCGCGCCCATTGCCCTGGCCACCATCAACGGCATTAAAGGCGTCAATATCCATTACGTCCGCGCGGCTCAGATGCTCGGCGCAACCTCCACCACGCTGTTTTTTCAGGTTCTACTTCCCGCTGCCCTGCCGGCGTTGATCAGCGGACTGCGTATCGGTCTCGGCAACAGCTGGCGAGTGCTGGTCGCCGCGGAAATGGTGGTCGGCACGGGGAGCGGTTTGGGATTTTCCATCATTGAAGCACGCTGGAGTCTCGACTATCCATCAGCCTTAGCTTGCGTGGTGATGATCTGCCTGATCGGCCTGATCCTGGAATATGGTATGATTCGCCCTCTGGAAAAACGGACTCTGGAACGGTGGATGGTCCAACGGAGGGACGCCGATGTTTGA
- a CDS encoding alginate export family protein — MIRRSDAILILIALSVLLCTTAAMAASPFSGYVDLRYRYEYQHHFNLKGYGEQPAKGESCDGFWLQRLRIGGSWRASDWLTVAVGLQDSRVFDSDLDSTSYFYNKKVDHQKNAYEDQWELYQTYLELTPFKQHDLKLRIGRQSISYGNNRIFGPGNWGNSGSYHWDAAKLSWHHGDHFIDLLWGAHIIHEPEQFSLRHRHENYGGGFYSHIQLSDQWAIEPFYVIKYDDHDNFSGESGTDDLTCHSLGSRVTGQLGPLSLDATLVGQWGHYGDDDLRAWGGHFQLGHCFAACAWQPTVNFDYSYASGDHDPDDGTRQAFLGVFGARDSMYGRINLFSWSNLHEIQATVSAEPRKHLKLTMELHRFWLAAKQDGWSLNSSAYRDKTGQSGRHVGDEMDLFVQWRLPALRQVKAEKITVRIGYSRFWPGEFTKNVADNVAADWVFAQIHYSYRF, encoded by the coding sequence ATGATCCGCCGCTCCGATGCGATTTTAATCCTGATTGCCCTTTCCGTCTTGCTCTGCACCACCGCAGCCATGGCCGCATCACCGTTTTCCGGCTACGTTGACCTGCGTTACCGCTATGAATATCAGCACCATTTCAACCTGAAGGGTTATGGCGAACAGCCCGCCAAAGGGGAAAGCTGCGACGGCTTTTGGCTGCAACGTTTGCGCATCGGCGGCAGTTGGCGGGCCAGTGACTGGCTGACGGTTGCCGTGGGCCTGCAGGATTCGCGCGTTTTCGACAGCGACCTGGACAGCACCTCCTACTTCTACAATAAAAAAGTGGACCACCAGAAAAACGCGTATGAAGACCAGTGGGAACTGTATCAAACCTATCTGGAACTGACCCCCTTCAAACAACACGATCTCAAACTGCGCATCGGTCGCCAGTCGATCTCCTACGGCAACAACCGTATTTTCGGTCCCGGAAACTGGGGCAACAGCGGTAGCTACCATTGGGATGCCGCCAAACTCTCCTGGCACCACGGCGACCACTTTATCGACCTGTTGTGGGGCGCGCACATCATTCACGAACCCGAGCAATTCTCCCTGCGCCATCGCCATGAGAATTATGGTGGCGGGTTTTACAGTCACATTCAACTCTCTGACCAGTGGGCCATCGAACCCTTTTATGTGATCAAATACGATGACCATGACAACTTCAGCGGCGAAAGCGGCACGGATGATCTGACGTGCCACAGCCTCGGCAGTCGCGTCACCGGCCAGCTCGGCCCGTTGAGTCTGGATGCCACCCTGGTCGGCCAGTGGGGCCATTACGGCGACGATGATCTGCGCGCCTGGGGCGGCCACTTTCAGCTCGGCCACTGTTTTGCCGCCTGCGCGTGGCAACCGACCGTAAACTTCGATTACAGTTATGCCTCCGGCGATCATGATCCGGATGACGGCACCCGCCAGGCCTTTCTCGGCGTGTTCGGCGCCCGCGACAGCATGTATGGCCGCATCAACCTGTTTTCGTGGAGCAATCTGCATGAAATACAGGCCACGGTGAGTGCTGAACCACGTAAACACCTCAAGCTGACCATGGAGCTGCATCGTTTCTGGCTGGCCGCCAAGCAGGACGGCTGGTCGCTCAACAGCAGCGCCTACCGCGACAAAACCGGTCAAAGTGGCCGCCATGTCGGTGATGAGATGGATCTGTTCGTCCAGTGGCGTCTTCCGGCGTTGCGTCAGGTCAAGGCGGAGAAAATCACGGTGCGCATCGGTTACAGCCGCTTCTGGCCGGGAGAGTTCACCAAGAATGTTGCCGACAATGTCGCCGCCGACTGGGTCTTCGCCCAGATTCACTACAGTTACCGGTTTTAG
- a CDS encoding DUF481 domain-containing protein encodes MNNLRRLVVVMIVLILAPAAWGADAPGTWKDQAELAYVDTSGNTDVTTLSAKNKLTYQFSERVTGLWKVEILNGKSDGERNAESYFTELRSDYACSELLYYYGQASWLKDRFADIDSRTVLGAGSGYKFLTGPKHVLVGEAGLTYTMEEFTDDSDDQYVGGRLFGQYDYQINDTSTFTQSAELFLDLEQMSNYRLNSETALTTALNSVLSFKTSYVIKYDNEPADGTEHTDTVLAASLVANF; translated from the coding sequence ATGAACAACCTGCGTCGTCTTGTCGTCGTGATGATCGTCTTGATACTGGCTCCAGCTGCCTGGGGCGCTGACGCTCCCGGAACCTGGAAAGACCAGGCCGAGCTGGCCTATGTCGACACCAGCGGCAACACCGATGTCACGACCCTGTCCGCCAAGAACAAATTGACCTACCAGTTCAGCGAGCGGGTCACCGGCTTATGGAAAGTGGAGATTCTCAATGGTAAAAGCGATGGTGAACGCAATGCCGAATCGTATTTTACTGAGTTGCGCAGTGATTACGCCTGCAGCGAACTGCTCTACTACTATGGCCAGGCCAGCTGGCTCAAAGACCGCTTTGCCGACATTGACTCGCGCACGGTTCTCGGTGCCGGTAGCGGCTATAAATTTCTCACCGGTCCCAAACACGTTCTGGTTGGTGAGGCCGGCCTGACCTACACCATGGAAGAATTTACCGATGATTCCGACGATCAATATGTCGGTGGTCGTCTGTTCGGCCAATATGACTATCAGATCAACGACACCAGCACGTTTACCCAGAGCGCCGAGCTGTTTCTCGATCTGGAACAGATGAGCAATTACCGTCTCAACAGCGAAACTGCGCTGACCACGGCGTTGAACAGTGTGCTGTCGTTCAAGACCAGTTATGTCATCAAATACGACAATGAGCCGGCCGACGGCACCGAACACACCGACACCGTTCTGGCCGCCTCACTGGTCGCCAATTTTTAG
- a CDS encoding MarR family transcriptional regulator: protein MNDSKPCRDDKGFVPHVIETEQPSPSHDTPDVPKSSYDLRILQSLRRVIRAVDLHSRKLAMQYNITGPQLACLTAMAEQGPMTASTLARSVYLSPSTIVGILDRLEHKGLAERKRSVRDRRVVQVSLTEAGYALVGKNPSSLQENLATALQELPELEQVSITMALERIVELMEAGNIDASPVLETGALVRSETDNEQR from the coding sequence ATGAATGATTCTAAACCCTGCCGTGATGACAAGGGATTTGTTCCCCACGTGATCGAAACGGAACAACCCAGTCCGTCACATGACACCCCGGATGTCCCCAAAAGCAGTTACGATTTGAGGATTTTACAATCGTTGCGCCGGGTCATTCGGGCGGTCGATCTCCATTCCCGCAAACTCGCCATGCAGTACAACATCACCGGGCCGCAATTGGCCTGTCTGACGGCCATGGCCGAACAAGGGCCCATGACGGCATCGACGCTGGCGCGTAGCGTCTACCTGAGCCCGAGTACCATTGTCGGCATTCTTGACCGTCTGGAACACAAAGGTCTGGCGGAGCGCAAACGCAGCGTGCGTGACCGCCGGGTGGTGCAGGTCTCGTTGACCGAAGCGGGATATGCCCTGGTGGGGAAAAACCCTTCGTCGTTACAGGAAAACCTGGCAACCGCGCTGCAGGAATTGCCGGAATTGGAGCAGGTGTCGATCACCATGGCTCTGGAACGCATTGTTGAGCTGATGGAGGCCGGTAATATTGATGCCTCGCCGGTTCTGGAAACCGGGGCTCTGGTGCGCAGCGAAACAGACAACGAACAACGTTAA
- the ablA gene encoding lysine 2,3-aminomutase yields the protein MSIFNKAQQDIAEQLGDEEIVLSKWKDWKWQMSKCIQSVDDFEQLLGIEFAPDYRKKIAKTVETFPLSITPYYLSLINTDDYANDPVFRQAFPVPEELQVLDHDMADPLAEDQDSPAPGITHRYPDRVLFHISNICSMYCRHCTRKRKVGDQDTVPGREEIEAGLDYIRNNPVVRDVLLSGGDPLMLSDDHLDWILTELDKIDHVQVVRIGTRMPVVLPYRITDDLVAMLKKHHPIWINTHFNHPREITTSSKEAVRKLADAGIPLGNQTVLLAGVNDCPRIMKALVHKLVANRVRPYYLYQCDLSEGLTHFRTPVGKGIEIMESLRGHTSGFAVPTYVVDAPGGGGKIPLNPNYLVSLSTNKVVLRNYEGVITTYKEPDSYEQYFCDRNCENCDLQLQLDDAEECRAIGIEKLLADHDETISLTPEDNERMERRAQ from the coding sequence ATGTCGATTTTCAACAAAGCTCAGCAGGACATTGCCGAACAGCTCGGTGATGAAGAAATTGTTTTATCAAAATGGAAGGACTGGAAATGGCAGATGAGCAAATGCATCCAGTCGGTGGACGACTTCGAGCAATTGCTCGGCATTGAATTCGCGCCGGATTACCGCAAGAAAATAGCCAAGACCGTGGAGACGTTTCCGCTGTCGATCACCCCGTATTATTTGTCTCTGATCAATACCGACGATTATGCCAATGACCCGGTGTTCCGTCAGGCATTTCCAGTGCCGGAAGAATTGCAGGTGCTGGACCATGATATGGCCGATCCACTGGCCGAAGATCAGGACAGTCCGGCGCCGGGCATTACCCACCGCTATCCGGACCGAGTATTGTTTCATATCAGCAATATCTGCTCGATGTATTGTCGCCACTGTACGCGCAAACGTAAAGTGGGCGATCAGGACACCGTACCGGGTCGCGAAGAGATCGAAGCCGGCCTGGACTACATCCGCAACAACCCCGTGGTACGTGATGTGCTGCTGTCCGGCGGCGACCCGCTGATGCTGTCGGATGATCATCTCGATTGGATTCTCACCGAACTGGATAAGATTGACCATGTTCAGGTGGTACGCATCGGCACCCGTATGCCCGTGGTGCTGCCCTACCGCATCACCGACGATCTGGTGGCGATGCTGAAAAAACACCATCCGATCTGGATCAACACCCATTTTAATCACCCCCGTGAGATCACCACCTCATCGAAAGAGGCGGTACGCAAGCTGGCCGATGCCGGCATCCCGCTGGGCAACCAGACCGTGTTGCTGGCCGGGGTCAACGACTGCCCGCGCATCATGAAAGCGCTGGTGCATAAGCTGGTGGCTAATCGGGTGCGGCCTTACTACCTCTACCAGTGTGACCTATCGGAAGGCTTGACCCATTTCCGCACCCCGGTCGGCAAAGGGATTGAGATCATGGAGAGTCTGCGTGGTCACACTAGTGGTTTTGCCGTTCCCACCTATGTGGTGGATGCGCCGGGCGGCGGTGGCAAGATTCCGCTCAATCCCAATTATCTGGTGTCTCTGTCCACCAATAAAGTGGTGCTGCGCAACTACGAAGGGGTGATCACCACTTACAAAGAGCCGGACAGTTATGAACAGTATTTCTGTGATCGTAACTGCGAGAACTGTGATCTGCAACTGCAGTTGGATGACGCCGAGGAGTGTCGTGCCATCGGCATCGAAAAGCTGTTGGCGGACCACGATGAGACCATTTCACTGACGCCGGAAGACAACGAACGCATGGAGCGTCGCGCACAATGA
- the ablB gene encoding putative beta-lysine N-acetyltransferase, translating into MTDEIVHFKHSLLQHGTSNDRVYLMKVDERDLPEVIERAETLAAQHGYSKLFTKVPATLESAFFDHGFIEEARVPGLFGGELEGVFLSRFVDPRRGEEQFAATVHEVLDAAQAKPTVSFTDAELPDGYSSQLLGPQDAEEMAALYNVVFESYPFPIHDPNYLRQTMDEDVIYHGIRHHDALVAVSSSEMNVAAQHVEMTDFATHPDQRGAGLASFLLEEMEQDMRRRGIRTAFTIARAYSFGMNITFSKHGYRFTGTLVNNTQIFGQLESMNIWYKAL; encoded by the coding sequence ATGACGGATGAGATTGTTCACTTCAAACATTCGCTGCTGCAACACGGCACAAGCAACGATCGCGTTTACCTGATGAAGGTGGATGAGCGTGATCTGCCCGAGGTGATTGAGCGAGCCGAAACATTGGCGGCTCAGCACGGTTACAGCAAGCTGTTTACCAAGGTTCCGGCGACACTGGAATCGGCATTTTTTGACCATGGCTTTATCGAGGAAGCGCGTGTTCCCGGTTTATTCGGCGGTGAACTGGAAGGCGTTTTCCTCAGCCGTTTTGTCGATCCCCGGCGCGGTGAAGAGCAATTTGCCGCGACCGTTCACGAGGTACTGGACGCAGCCCAGGCCAAGCCGACAGTGTCTTTTACCGATGCCGAGCTGCCTGACGGCTATTCCAGCCAGCTGCTGGGCCCGCAGGATGCCGAGGAGATGGCAGCCCTGTATAACGTGGTCTTTGAATCCTATCCGTTTCCGATTCATGATCCAAACTATCTGCGTCAGACCATGGATGAGGATGTGATCTATCACGGTATTCGCCATCACGATGCCCTGGTGGCGGTGTCCTCGTCCGAAATGAATGTGGCGGCGCAGCATGTCGAGATGACTGATTTTGCCACCCATCCCGATCAACGCGGTGCTGGTCTGGCCAGCTTTCTGCTCGAAGAAATGGAGCAGGATATGCGTCGGCGCGGCATCCGTACCGCCTTTACCATCGCCCGGGCGTATTCGTTCGGCATGAACATCACCTTCAGCAAGCACGGCTACCGATTTACCGGCACGCTGGTCAACAACACCCAGATTTTCGGCCAATTGGAGAGCATGAACATCTGGTACAAGGCCCTGTAG
- a CDS encoding KamA family radical SAM protein — MSDDRGATTQTWQQQLANFVNTTERLEQYVNLTDEERQILAHNTTTWGTTPYFASLMDPDDPQCPIRKQVIPSRQEQQNTYGMDDYLMWKENRDTEEQRPDSIARQYKDRVAFTVTQTCGIYCRHCFRKELVVDGDLSLDFNVDDGLDWISEHPEVRDVLITGGDPLLLPDEKIAYLIERLRAIPHIEMIRFGSRLPIVLPQRITPELKKILGGKHRVPIWLNTQCNHPKELTEQTAQAVYDLMSCGINVGNQAVLLKGINDDVETFRELHQKLLRVRIRPYYVFYCEAAPGIDHFRTPVEKGAELIRDALRGHTTGLAQPMYVVATNVGKIPLMPDYYIVDKDDEQYTLRNHKGQITHLPNIPE, encoded by the coding sequence ATGTCTGATGACCGTGGCGCCACCACGCAAACATGGCAGCAACAACTGGCGAATTTCGTCAATACCACCGAACGACTTGAGCAGTATGTGAATCTTACCGACGAAGAACGGCAGATTCTCGCACACAACACCACAACCTGGGGAACCACACCCTACTTTGCCTCGCTGATGGATCCGGACGACCCGCAGTGCCCGATCCGCAAGCAAGTCATTCCTTCCCGCCAGGAACAGCAAAACACCTATGGGATGGATGATTATCTGATGTGGAAGGAAAACCGCGATACCGAAGAGCAGCGGCCGGACAGTATTGCCCGCCAATACAAGGATCGCGTCGCTTTTACCGTCACCCAGACCTGCGGCATCTATTGTCGTCATTGTTTTCGCAAGGAACTGGTGGTGGATGGCGACCTGTCCCTTGACTTCAATGTCGATGACGGACTCGACTGGATCAGTGAGCATCCCGAAGTGCGCGATGTGTTGATCACCGGTGGTGATCCGCTGCTGCTGCCCGACGAGAAGATTGCCTATTTGATCGAACGGCTGCGTGCCATTCCCCATATTGAAATGATCCGCTTTGGTTCCCGGCTGCCGATCGTCCTGCCGCAGCGCATCACCCCGGAATTGAAAAAAATCCTCGGCGGCAAACACAGAGTGCCGATCTGGCTGAACACCCAATGTAATCATCCCAAAGAGCTGACCGAACAGACCGCTCAGGCGGTGTACGACCTGATGTCCTGCGGCATCAATGTCGGTAACCAGGCGGTATTGCTCAAAGGGATCAACGACGACGTCGAGACGTTTCGTGAGCTGCATCAGAAGCTGTTGCGGGTGCGTATCCGTCCTTATTATGTGTTCTACTGTGAAGCGGCACCGGGCATTGATCATTTCCGTACCCCGGTGGAAAAAGGCGCCGAGCTGATCCGTGACGCCCTGCGTGGCCATACCACCGGTCTGGCACAGCCCATGTACGTGGTGGCCACCAATGTCGGTAAAATTCCGCTGATGCCCGATTATTACATCGTTGATAAGGATGACGAGCAATACACTTTGCGCAATCACAAAGGGCAGATTACCCATCTGCCGAATATTCCGGAATAA
- a CDS encoding YifB family Mg chelatase-like AAA ATPase: protein MLANILSGALIGIDAYPVEVEVDVAQGLPQFSTVGLPEGAVKESKDRVKSAIKNSGYDFPVRRITVNLAPADIRKDAASLDLPMALGILAATGTVGEKARRFLYMGELSLDGRIKPVRGTLPVAAAAKDWNLDGLILPRDNAAEGAAVQGLPVYPVETLAQVVTFLNDENELHPLSEPSLPLVPVSCSEENFSEVCGQQHAKRALEVAAAGGHNILMVGPPGSGKTMLARRIPTVLPQLDFSEALETTKIHSVSGLLGQHEALIRQRPFRAPHHSISDAGLIGGGTIPRPGEVSLSHNGVLFLDELPEFRKNVLEMLRQPLEDSQVVISRAALSLTYPANFMLVAAMNPCPCGYLGDSHHACHCTPQQLQRYRMRLSGPLLDRIDLHIEVPRVNHQDLIDNQSGESSETIRRRVELARQVQRERFHKHQLYTNAQMQSRHIRAFCALNSEGEQLLAQVTQRLGLSARSYGRILKVARTIADLHGEKNILQPHLAEAIQYRSLDRPVRS, encoded by the coding sequence ATGTTGGCAAATATTTTATCGGGAGCTCTGATCGGTATTGATGCCTATCCCGTCGAAGTGGAGGTGGACGTCGCCCAGGGACTGCCGCAATTCTCGACGGTCGGTTTGCCGGAAGGCGCCGTCAAAGAGAGCAAGGATCGCGTCAAGTCAGCGATTAAAAACAGCGGCTACGATTTCCCGGTACGACGCATTACCGTCAATCTGGCTCCGGCCGACATCCGCAAGGATGCCGCCTCGCTCGACCTGCCCATGGCTCTGGGAATTCTTGCCGCCACTGGAACGGTCGGCGAAAAAGCCCGCCGCTTTCTCTATATGGGCGAACTGTCTCTCGACGGGCGCATCAAACCGGTGCGCGGCACCCTTCCCGTTGCTGCCGCCGCCAAAGATTGGAATCTGGATGGGTTGATTCTGCCTCGGGATAACGCCGCCGAAGGGGCTGCCGTGCAGGGCCTGCCGGTCTACCCGGTCGAAACCCTCGCCCAGGTGGTGACCTTTCTCAATGACGAAAATGAATTGCACCCCCTCAGCGAGCCATCTTTGCCCCTTGTCCCTGTGAGCTGCAGCGAGGAAAATTTCAGTGAGGTGTGCGGCCAACAGCATGCCAAACGCGCTCTTGAAGTTGCTGCCGCCGGCGGCCATAACATTTTGATGGTTGGGCCGCCGGGCAGCGGCAAGACCATGCTGGCACGGCGCATCCCCACGGTACTGCCGCAACTCGACTTCAGTGAAGCGCTTGAAACCACGAAAATTCATTCGGTGTCCGGTCTACTGGGTCAACACGAAGCCCTCATTCGTCAACGCCCATTCCGTGCCCCACACCATTCCATCTCCGATGCCGGATTGATCGGCGGCGGTACCATTCCCCGCCCCGGCGAGGTCAGCCTGTCCCACAACGGCGTACTGTTTCTTGACGAACTGCCCGAATTCCGTAAAAATGTCCTCGAAATGCTGCGCCAGCCCCTCGAAGACAGCCAGGTGGTCATCAGCCGTGCCGCACTCAGCCTGACCTATCCGGCCAACTTCATGCTGGTTGCCGCCATGAACCCCTGTCCGTGCGGCTATCTTGGCGACAGTCACCACGCCTGTCATTGCACGCCGCAACAGTTGCAGCGTTACCGGATGAGATTGTCCGGTCCTCTTCTTGACCGGATCGATTTACACATTGAAGTACCACGGGTCAATCATCAGGATCTCATTGACAACCAGAGTGGCGAGTCCAGCGAGACCATCCGCCGCCGGGTTGAGCTGGCCCGCCAGGTTCAGCGTGAACGCTTCCACAAACATCAGCTCTACACCAACGCCCAGATGCAGTCGCGTCATATCCGCGCGTTCTGTGCCCTCAACAGCGAGGGCGAGCAACTTCTTGCCCAGGTCACTCAGCGTCTCGGCCTGTCGGCGCGCAGCTATGGCCGCATCCTCAAGGTTGCCCGGACCATTGCCGATCTGCACGGCGAGAAGAACATTCTTCAGCCCCATCTTGCCGAAGCGATTCAATACCGCTCTCTGGACCGACCGGTTCGATCATGA